A stretch of the Moritella sp. Urea-trap-13 genome encodes the following:
- the nhaA gene encoding Na+/H+ antiporter NhaA, whose translation MYKSLTQFLRTESSGGVLLIIAAILAMIVANSPFSELYLNFLHTEIQVRVANIDINKSFSHWINDGLMAVFFLLIGLEVKQELVEGALASRKKSLFPIIAAAGGMFAPALVYLSFNGVNPEAVKGWAIPAATDIAFALGVLSLLGKRVPLNLKVFLLALAIIDDLGVIIIIALFYTAEMSVLSLSLACACISVLWLMHRYNIMSLTPYLIVGALLWVAVLKSGVHATLAGVVIGFAIPMYRQDNKDDVENPHSPAKTLARWLHPWTKYYILPLFAFANAGVSLTNIQFSDMTSALPIGVALGLFIGKPLGIFSISWLAVKFKIATLPEGINFKQIFAVSVLCGIGFTMSMFITSLAFTDPVMADLARLGILMGSTLAAVLGYYLLACATTTNEVEIEGKASG comes from the coding sequence GTGTATAAATCTTTAACACAATTCTTACGAACTGAGTCATCGGGAGGGGTACTCCTTATCATTGCAGCTATATTAGCGATGATCGTGGCTAACTCGCCATTTTCTGAATTATATTTGAATTTCTTACACACCGAGATCCAAGTGCGTGTGGCCAATATTGATATCAATAAATCATTCAGCCATTGGATTAATGACGGTCTGATGGCGGTATTTTTTTTGTTGATTGGTTTAGAAGTAAAACAAGAATTGGTTGAAGGTGCGCTCGCGAGTCGTAAAAAATCACTGTTTCCTATCATTGCAGCTGCTGGTGGTATGTTTGCACCAGCACTGGTGTATTTAAGTTTTAATGGCGTTAATCCCGAAGCCGTTAAAGGCTGGGCTATTCCTGCTGCAACAGATATCGCGTTTGCATTGGGGGTATTGTCATTGCTGGGTAAGCGCGTGCCGCTGAATCTGAAAGTATTTTTATTAGCGCTGGCGATTATCGATGATTTGGGGGTTATTATTATCATCGCCTTGTTTTATACCGCCGAAATGTCAGTATTATCTTTGAGTTTAGCGTGTGCCTGTATCAGCGTATTGTGGTTAATGCATCGTTACAATATCATGAGCTTAACGCCTTATTTAATTGTTGGCGCACTGCTCTGGGTGGCGGTATTAAAATCAGGTGTGCATGCGACACTGGCTGGCGTGGTGATTGGTTTTGCCATCCCTATGTACCGTCAAGATAATAAAGATGATGTCGAAAATCCTCATTCGCCAGCGAAAACACTGGCTCGTTGGTTACACCCTTGGACCAAATATTACATCTTACCGCTGTTCGCATTTGCCAATGCCGGCGTCTCGTTAACGAATATTCAATTCAGCGATATGACGTCAGCACTACCTATCGGTGTGGCATTAGGGTTATTCATTGGTAAACCCTTGGGGATCTTTAGCATCAGTTGGTTAGCGGTGAAGTTTAAAATCGCGACATTACCTGAAGGCATTAACTTTAAACAAATTTTTGCGGTATCTGTGCTGTGTGGTATTGGTTTTACGATGTCGATGTTTATTACGTCATTAGCCTTTACCGACCCGGTGATGGCTGATCTGGCTCGGTTGGGGATATTGATGGGGTCTACTTTGGCTGCGGTACTGGGATATTATCTACTTGCTTGTGCGACGACAACAAATGAGGTGGAAATTGAAGGCAAAGCGTCTGGATAG
- a CDS encoding M14 family zinc carboxypeptidase — translation MPLKPQQQQTLPELVQLERLIALGGKHLHSEILAHVSHQESSYPLYSVSMGSQDPNVPVVAFIGGIHGVERIGTQVILALFESLIRRLNWDQSLHQELNQVRLVFLPLMNPIGMLNNSRANGNGIDLMRNAPIDAVGRVPWLVGGQRISPILPWYRGKKGKVMEHESRVLVEHISQQLLTAPFSIALDCHSGFGFNNQLWFPYAKSKQPIPHLAEIFKLRKMLIETYPHQDYVFEPQARNYMTHGDLWDYLYDKSLNLNTTFLPLTLEMGSWTWIKKNPLQVFQSSGIFHPIEPHRIKRVLRQHHVLMEFLIKVTSSYTHWLPQLNKERSHADATSLWYTE, via the coding sequence ATGCCATTGAAACCCCAACAACAGCAAACATTGCCCGAACTTGTGCAACTAGAAAGGTTAATTGCATTAGGTGGTAAACATCTGCACAGCGAAATTTTAGCCCACGTATCTCACCAGGAGTCGAGCTACCCGCTTTATTCTGTCAGCATGGGATCACAAGATCCGAATGTCCCAGTCGTCGCTTTCATTGGTGGTATACACGGTGTAGAACGTATCGGTACTCAAGTTATCTTGGCCTTATTTGAAAGCCTGATTCGACGATTAAACTGGGATCAATCCCTGCACCAAGAACTCAACCAAGTCCGATTAGTCTTCCTGCCATTAATGAATCCCATCGGTATGCTTAACAATAGTCGAGCCAATGGTAATGGCATCGACTTGATGCGTAACGCCCCTATTGATGCAGTTGGCAGAGTGCCTTGGCTAGTCGGCGGACAGCGTATTAGCCCTATTTTACCTTGGTATCGGGGTAAAAAAGGTAAGGTGATGGAACATGAATCACGGGTATTGGTTGAACATATTAGCCAACAGCTATTAACCGCGCCATTTAGTATTGCACTCGACTGTCACTCTGGTTTTGGCTTTAATAATCAGCTCTGGTTCCCTTATGCAAAATCTAAGCAACCTATCCCGCACCTTGCCGAGATATTTAAATTACGCAAGATGCTTATCGAAACCTATCCACATCAAGATTATGTGTTCGAACCACAGGCTAGAAATTACATGACGCACGGCGACCTATGGGATTATTTATACGACAAATCACTGAATCTCAATACCACGTTTCTGCCACTGACATTAGAAATGGGGTCTTGGACTTGGATCAAAAAGAACCCACTGCAGGTATTCCAATCCAGTGGTATTTTCCACCCTATTGAGCCCCATCGTATTAAACGGGTATTACGGCAGCACCATGTTCTCATGGAATTTTTAATCAAGGTAACCAGCTCTTATACCCACTGGCTACCACAACTCAACAAGGAACGTAGCCATGCTGATGCAACCTCGCTCTGGTACACTGAATAA
- the rpsT gene encoding 30S ribosomal protein S20 → MANIKSAKKRAIQSEKRRKHNTSRRSMMRTLTKKIIVAIAAGNKEEATAAFIAAQPILDRMATKGLIHANKAARVKSRLSAKIKAL, encoded by the coding sequence TTGGCTAATATCAAGTCTGCTAAGAAACGCGCAATTCAATCTGAAAAACGCCGTAAGCACAACACTTCACGCCGTTCAATGATGCGTACACTAACTAAGAAAATTATCGTAGCTATCGCTGCTGGTAATAAAGAAGAAGCGACTGCTGCATTTATTGCTGCACAACCGATTCTTGATCGTATGGCTACTAAAGGCCTGATCCACGCAAACAAAGCTGCTCGTGTTAAGAGCCGTCTTTCTGCTAAGATCAAAGCACTTTAA
- a CDS encoding GNAT family N-acyltransferase, translated as MLNVEAEINQRYPDFLHKKTTRLIAKPMLATLRLLFHERELRQFGETYAHLTGIEFIEQVFEHFSFSYSVRPNEIERIPATGKAVIIANHPIGTLDGMALLKMVSKVRPDVKVVANDMLMIIKPVRDYLLPVDNMNGGTAGERLQAIKSHLKDEGVVIMFPAGEVSRISPQGVKDGKWRNGFLRIASSIQAPIIPIYINAKNSLFFYSLSMLSKPISTLWLIREMFKHAHNSVSIRIGEQINYDTYQALDLPINTKTGLFRKHLYRLTKDKPSIFSTQSAIAHPENKALLRGEIHACQKISESRDGKQIYCYRHQANSTIMREIGRLREESFRLVGEGTGERRDVDIYDNSYVHILLWDDKELELIGAYRLLETNKVGLANVQQQLYSATLFDYHAAMSPYLSSGIELGRSFIQPKYWGTRCLEYLWQGIMEYIIQHSGCRYLFGTVSISNSYSQPAKELLVYYYQHFYGNPSNVATATMPFRLSEQACLRLTDLFANTDTESGMVILKAQLNHMGFSVPTLFKQYTKLCKPGGVQIFDFNIDPSFNHCIDGLIVLDLSQFTDKNKKRFNAQALQLEHA; from the coding sequence ATGCTCAACGTAGAAGCGGAAATAAACCAACGTTATCCCGATTTTTTGCATAAAAAAACCACCCGCCTTATCGCCAAACCTATGTTGGCGACACTCAGATTGCTGTTTCATGAACGCGAATTACGCCAGTTTGGTGAAACCTATGCTCACCTCACCGGTATCGAGTTTATCGAACAAGTATTCGAGCATTTTAGTTTTAGTTATTCAGTACGCCCGAATGAGATCGAACGCATTCCAGCAACCGGTAAAGCCGTGATAATCGCTAACCATCCCATCGGCACACTTGATGGGATGGCGCTGCTTAAAATGGTAAGTAAGGTACGCCCAGACGTGAAGGTAGTCGCTAATGATATGCTCATGATCATCAAACCGGTGCGCGATTATTTATTACCGGTAGATAATATGAATGGCGGTACTGCAGGCGAACGCTTACAAGCAATCAAATCGCACCTCAAGGACGAAGGTGTGGTAATCATGTTTCCGGCGGGTGAAGTATCGCGTATTAGCCCGCAAGGCGTGAAAGACGGTAAATGGCGCAATGGTTTTTTACGTATCGCCAGCAGTATCCAAGCGCCGATTATTCCCATTTATATCAATGCTAAAAATTCACTTTTTTTCTACAGCTTATCGATGTTATCTAAGCCCATATCAACCTTGTGGCTGATCCGTGAAATGTTTAAACACGCGCATAACTCGGTATCGATTCGCATTGGTGAACAAATTAACTACGATACTTATCAAGCATTAGATTTACCGATTAATACCAAAACCGGGCTATTTCGTAAGCATCTCTACCGATTAACCAAAGATAAACCGTCTATTTTCAGCACCCAGTCAGCCATTGCTCACCCTGAAAACAAAGCCTTATTGCGCGGTGAGATACACGCTTGCCAGAAGATAAGTGAAAGCCGCGATGGCAAACAAATTTACTGCTACCGCCATCAAGCCAACTCCACCATCATGCGTGAAATAGGTCGTTTGCGAGAAGAGTCATTCCGCTTAGTCGGTGAAGGCACGGGCGAACGCCGCGACGTGGATATCTACGATAACTCTTATGTGCATATCTTATTGTGGGATGATAAAGAACTGGAATTAATCGGCGCTTATCGGTTATTAGAAACCAACAAAGTGGGTTTGGCCAACGTACAGCAACAACTCTACAGCGCGACCCTGTTTGATTATCATGCAGCAATGAGTCCTTATCTCAGCTCTGGTATCGAACTCGGCCGTAGTTTTATTCAGCCAAAATATTGGGGCACGCGCTGTCTGGAATACTTGTGGCAAGGGATCATGGAATATATTATTCAGCACAGTGGTTGTCGCTACCTGTTTGGTACGGTGAGTATCAGTAACAGCTATTCGCAACCTGCAAAAGAGCTGCTGGTATATTACTATCAGCACTTCTACGGTAATCCGAGTAATGTTGCCACGGCGACCATGCCATTTCGCTTATCAGAACAAGCCTGCTTACGTTTGACTGACTTATTCGCTAATACCGACACCGAATCAGGCATGGTCATTTTAAAGGCCCAGCTTAATCATATGGGTTTTAGTGTGCCGACCTTGTTTAAGCAATATACCAAGTTATGTAAACCCGGTGGCGTGCAGATTTTTGATTTCAATATTGACCCAAGCTTCAATCATTGCATCGATGGTTTGATCGTATTAGACCTGAGCCAATTTACCGATAAGAATAAAAAGCGTTTTAACGCGCAAGCGCTGCAACTCGAACACGCTTAG
- a CDS encoding alpha/beta fold hydrolase — translation MLMQPRSGTLNNPSTTINTESTWLLVRGLYRQQRHWEAFPSQLALQLNSQVLCCDIAGTGLQWQATTPISITGIMRRLRNAFRQQHPHVSYPIRLLGISMGGMICSEWAKHFPNEIQRMVFINTSFKQFSPLYQRLKPYNITTLIKILCSSPLAQEQAILTMTSHTQHRQLHSHQMLAQRWCEYAQQQPVSRNNALRQLYAASRFSQPVNAPIESILLLASTRDQLVDVRCSTAIAKKWQCPIHYHPTAGHDLPLDDGNWVCQKIADWLTE, via the coding sequence ATGCTGATGCAACCTCGCTCTGGTACACTGAATAATCCGTCAACAACGATAAATACAGAATCAACGTGGTTATTAGTCCGCGGCTTATATCGACAACAGCGACACTGGGAGGCGTTTCCGTCCCAACTAGCCCTACAACTCAATAGTCAAGTTTTATGCTGTGATATCGCTGGTACAGGCCTGCAATGGCAAGCGACAACACCAATCTCAATCACAGGCATCATGCGACGACTGCGGAATGCGTTTAGACAGCAACATCCTCACGTGAGTTATCCGATTCGATTATTGGGTATTTCGATGGGAGGCATGATCTGTAGTGAATGGGCCAAACATTTTCCCAATGAGATCCAGCGGATGGTGTTTATTAATACCAGTTTCAAACAATTCAGTCCTCTTTATCAGCGTTTAAAACCGTATAACATCACTACGCTTATCAAGATATTATGCAGTTCGCCATTAGCACAAGAACAAGCCATTTTAACCATGACCAGTCATACCCAACACAGACAATTACACAGTCATCAAATGTTAGCGCAGCGTTGGTGTGAATATGCTCAGCAACAACCTGTTAGCCGGAATAATGCCCTACGCCAACTGTATGCGGCCAGCCGCTTTAGTCAACCCGTAAACGCTCCCATTGAGTCTATTTTGTTACTGGCGAGCACACGAGACCAGCTCGTTGATGTCCGTTGCAGCACCGCTATTGCCAAAAAATGGCAGTGCCCAATCCATTATCATCCCACCGCAGGTCATGATTTACCACTCGATGACGGTAACTGGGTTTGTCAGAAGATCGCAGACTGGCTCACAGAATAG